The DNA segment GTCATCGTGCAGACGCACCGTATCGGCGACCTGGCCGTCGCAGCGATGCCTTTCGAGGTGTTTGCTGAGATCGGCCTGGAGCTGAAGCAGCGCAGCCCGATCCGGCCTCTGATGAACATTTCCATCGCCAACGGCTCGCATGGCTACCTACCTACACCCGCTCAACACAAGCTCGGCGGCTACGAGACATGGATCGGCGTCAACAAGGTACAGATCGACGCCTCGGTGAAGATGGTGGACGCCTTGATCGAGATGCTCGGCGAACTACACAAAGAGAAGCCATAGTCCGCTCATGAAAGTCGCAACGAAGATCCGATGCAAAGCTGGGTTCGGCGATGGGCGACGTCTACGCTCATTGCCACAGAATCCATCTTTTTGTTAGAGCAGAATCTGTTTTACCACATTACCATGAACATCTGTCAGGCGAAAATCACGTCCGGCATAGCGATAGGTGAGGCGTTCGTGGTCAAGTCCGAGGAGATGAAGCATCGTGGCATGCAGATCGTGAACGTGGACCTTGTTCTCTACTGCCTCATAGCCCAGCTCATCAGTGGCCCCGTGACTGTATCCGCCTTTTACGCCGCCTCCAGCCATCCAGAGTGTGAACGCTTTGTGGTTGTGGTCACGTCCATCGCCTCCCTGGGCATGCGGGGTTCTGCCAAACTCGCCAGTGCAGACCACAAGGGTGTCCTTCAACAGTCCACGCTGCTTCAGGTCAGTAAGTAATCCCGCGATGGGTTGGTCCACGGCCGCGGCGTTTGCTTCGTGGCCGGTTGCCAAATTGAAGTGCTGGTCCCAGTTGCCCCCGGCAATTTCAACGAAGCGCACGCCTGCCTCGCTCAAGCGACGAGCAAGAAGGCATTTGCGGCCAAAATCATCCGGGCTGCTGTCGAACCTCGCACCTCCCCCACCGCCGCCGCCCCGGCGACCACTGCCACCCTCGCTGATGCCATACAGAGCTTTCGTAGTGGCACTCTCCCCCGACAGGTCCAGAACCCCGGGCATCTGCACCTGCATTTTGAAAGCAAGCTCGAAGGACTCGATGACGCCTTCGACTTCGGGATTCACGACGTCACGGGCGAGAGATTCACGGTTCATCGCCTGAATCAGATCGAGAGCACGGCGTTGGTCGCCCGCAGGCATCTTTGCAGCGAGATTACGCACTGTGGCATTGGCGATGGGTCGTTGGCCGGAGCCGATGCGGGTCGCCTGATGGATGGCTGGTAAGAACGCGCTGCCGTAGTTCTGAGCGCCGCCCACATCGCTGGGTGGTGAGATGGTCACGAAACCCGGGAGATTCTCATTCTGTGTGCCAAGACCGTACACCGCCCATGCACCGAGTGATGGCCGCACAAATTGCGTGGTGCCCGTGTGCATTTGTAAAAATGCCTGCGGATGCGCCGGAAAATCCGTCTGCATGGAACGGATGAGGCAGATGTCGTCGGCATGCTGGGCGACATAGGGAAAAAGCTCAGAGATCCACAGACCGCTCTGCCCATGTTGGGAGAAGTTCCATTTTGAACCAAGCAGCTTGGTCCCTGGGCGCATACCGGGTTGGCCGGTGGATGCGTTCAGCTTTGGCTTGTAGTCAAAAGTGTCGACGTGCGATGGGCCGCCGCGCAGGCTGATAAAGATCACACGTTTGGCCCGCCCAGGAAAATGAGTTGCCTTGGCGGTGAGAGGATTGCCAGCGGCGAGAGCCTCACGCTGAGCGATGCCCGCGAAGGCGAGCCAGCCAAAACCACATGATGCCGTCCTCAGCATGGCACGGCGTGAGAATCTTTGCGGCGCAAATTGGGTGTGCATGATTCCGGACGAGTCAGGGTTGAAATAGCAGGGGTGCGAAATGATACAGGTCATTCATCCATACCTTGGGTTCATGTCCTCCCGCATTGATTCGGAAAACATGCGGGATGTTCTTTTCGGTGAAGAATGCATCTGCCGCGACCATACCGGCACCCATCATAGAATCACGGTCGCCGACAGAGAGCCACAGGAGGCGGAGCTTTTCGTTGGGTTCCGTCCAGCGTCTCCCCGCTCCGGAGAAAGCACCGACCCAGGCGAATTTGTCGGAGTTTGCGGTGCCGGTGGAAAGGGCAGCGCCAGCTCCCATCGAAAGCCCTGCAAGTGCCCGGTTTTCTCTACCGGTAAGTGCCGGGAATTTGGATTCAACGTATGGTAGCAAATCATTCAGCAGCACCTCACCGAATGTCATGCTCGCACGCGCCTTTGCATCCCGGCTTTCGGCAGCTTGCTGGCGGCCTGCAACCGAGATGCTCGATGGCATCACGACGAGCATGGGAACAAGCCTCTTGTCGGCGTAAAGATTGTCGAGGATGGCATCAGCGTGGATGGCCTGTACCCAGTTGTTTTCATCCCCGCTCGCACCGTGAAGAAGGAAGAGCACCGGGTATTTTTTTCCGGGTGAGAACCCCGGCGGCGCGTAGATCGTCGCCCTGAAGGTGCCTCCCGCGGTCTTTGATTCATATTCAAATGGAATGACCTTCCCACGCGCAGCACCCGAGCGGGGTGTGTCAAATCCGGCCGGGGCCTCTGGCTGGTTGGGCTTCAAAACAGGGGTACTGCCACTCTGTTCGGGTCCGCCGCGTCGCATGCCTCGCGGGGACTGCGCGAAAGCTGAAAGCTGCAGGACACAAAGCAGAGCCGAAATGATGGTGATGGTTTTGTGGCGCATGGCGGTCAGTTGAGGAAACGGAATTCAGCGCTGGCAAAGAGGGCCAGGCAAAAGATGCTGAGCGCCTCGTCGGCGGAATTGCCGCTGCCACGCTCACGGTCCAGAAAGGTTCTCGCGGTTTGCATTTCCTTCATTGAAGGTTGGCGAGACAACGCAAGGGCGTAGGCCTGGATGATTCGCTGGTCAGTACTGGAGGTTGGTCCGGCGGTTATCCGCTTTGCGAACTTTTCGGCCTGCTCACGCACGAAGTCGTTGTTGAGCAGATAGAGCGCCTGCGCCGGTACATTGGTTTGTTCCCGCGCTCCCATGACGAGACTGGCGTCCGAGTAGTCAAAAACTGCGAGGGCATCGGGAAGGAGGTCACGGGCAA comes from the Roseimicrobium gellanilyticum genome and includes:
- a CDS encoding DUF1501 domain-containing protein gives rise to the protein MHTQFAPQRFSRRAMLRTASCGFGWLAFAGIAQREALAAGNPLTAKATHFPGRAKRVIFISLRGGPSHVDTFDYKPKLNASTGQPGMRPGTKLLGSKWNFSQHGQSGLWISELFPYVAQHADDICLIRSMQTDFPAHPQAFLQMHTGTTQFVRPSLGAWAVYGLGTQNENLPGFVTISPPSDVGGAQNYGSAFLPAIHQATRIGSGQRPIANATVRNLAAKMPAGDQRRALDLIQAMNRESLARDVVNPEVEGVIESFELAFKMQVQMPGVLDLSGESATTKALYGISEGGSGRRGGGGGGGARFDSSPDDFGRKCLLARRLSEAGVRFVEIAGGNWDQHFNLATGHEANAAAVDQPIAGLLTDLKQRGLLKDTLVVCTGEFGRTPHAQGGDGRDHNHKAFTLWMAGGGVKGGYSHGATDELGYEAVENKVHVHDLHATMLHLLGLDHERLTYRYAGRDFRLTDVHGNVVKQILL
- a CDS encoding alpha/beta hydrolase, which codes for MRHKTITIISALLCVLQLSAFAQSPRGMRRGGPEQSGSTPVLKPNQPEAPAGFDTPRSGAARGKVIPFEYESKTAGGTFRATIYAPPGFSPGKKYPVLFLLHGASGDENNWVQAIHADAILDNLYADKRLVPMLVVMPSSISVAGRQQAAESRDAKARASMTFGEVLLNDLLPYVESKFPALTGRENRALAGLSMGAGAALSTGTANSDKFAWVGAFSGAGRRWTEPNEKLRLLWLSVGDRDSMMGAGMVAADAFFTEKNIPHVFRINAGGHEPKVWMNDLYHFAPLLFQP